From one Nitrospira sp. MA-1 genomic stretch:
- a CDS encoding thiol-disulfide oxidoreductase DCC family protein, giving the protein MKQGSSLPSHDWGKHEKVIVFDGVCNFCNAFVNFVLERDSRGLFKFGTLQSQPAQDILTYLHLSTEDYETFLLLEHGKVFTKSTAALKILRCLPGAWPWLYGFIIIPRPLRDMVYSFIARHRYQWMGRSNSCRVPTPNERTRFI; this is encoded by the coding sequence GTGAAACAGGGATCTTCCTTACCATCACATGACTGGGGCAAGCACGAGAAAGTGATTGTCTTTGATGGGGTGTGTAATTTTTGCAATGCGTTTGTCAATTTTGTCCTCGAGCGGGATTCCCGAGGATTATTTAAATTCGGAACGCTTCAATCCCAACCGGCGCAGGACATTCTCACTTACCTTCATCTTTCGACCGAGGATTATGAAACCTTTTTACTGCTGGAACACGGGAAGGTCTTCACAAAATCCACTGCAGCTCTCAAAATTCTTCGCTGCCTACCTGGGGCTTGGCCTTGGCTGTATGGCTTCATCATCATCCCCCGGCCACTTCGCGATATGGTATACAGTTTCATCGCCCGGCACCGCTATCAATGGATGGGAAGATCCAACTCGTGCCGCGTACCTACTCCAAACGAACGGACCAGATTTATTTAA
- a CDS encoding Npt1/Npt2 family nucleotide transporter translates to MAEFLKHFLHRFISRVVPVEREELPALIWSFVYFFCVLAAYYILRPVRDEMGVLSGAHNLPWLFSVVFVTMLAVIPVFGWVAGHFTIRRLLPTVYAFFILNLLIFFVALQSGIGLQSFGPIFFVWLSVFNLFVVSVFWSFMADVFPTGAARRLFGCISAGGSLGAMTGPFITAMAVKGVGVSGLLLVSAVFLLIAVGCMLALLKWYHSHHGVDLGNRHLSSIKNPEAISPGLWIGVLRIVRSPYLKGIALYLMCYSILSTFLYSQQTILIPQVMPSSEDRMQLFASVDLGINVLAFTLQFFATGWLLTRFGVVIMLAVMPMVSFVGFGVFGLVTVLPVLIGFGVLRRAGEFSITKPTRETLFTVVPREEKYQAKNVIDTVVHRGADMTGTGIVSIFHGWGMSLSAMAFAALPIAGLWVAIGIWLGRRHEAIRRQ, encoded by the coding sequence ATGGCGGAATTTTTAAAACATTTTCTTCATCGGTTCATTAGCCGGGTGGTACCGGTTGAACGCGAGGAACTCCCTGCGCTCATCTGGTCCTTTGTCTATTTTTTTTGTGTGTTGGCGGCTTACTACATCCTGCGGCCGGTTCGCGATGAAATGGGAGTGCTCTCCGGAGCCCATAATTTGCCGTGGTTGTTTTCAGTTGTGTTTGTCACGATGTTAGCCGTGATTCCCGTATTTGGGTGGGTCGCGGGACATTTCACCATTCGTCGTTTATTGCCCACGGTGTATGCCTTTTTTATCCTCAATCTTTTGATATTTTTTGTGGCTTTGCAGAGTGGAATCGGGTTGCAATCCTTTGGGCCGATTTTTTTTGTGTGGTTGAGTGTGTTTAATTTATTCGTTGTGTCGGTGTTTTGGAGTTTTATGGCCGATGTGTTTCCCACTGGCGCCGCCCGTCGCCTCTTTGGCTGTATTTCCGCAGGAGGTAGCCTTGGTGCCATGACGGGCCCGTTTATCACGGCAATGGCGGTAAAAGGAGTTGGAGTTTCGGGATTATTATTGGTGTCAGCGGTGTTTTTATTGATTGCGGTAGGATGCATGTTGGCATTGCTGAAATGGTATCACTCTCATCATGGAGTTGATCTGGGCAACCGACATCTTTCTTCGATCAAGAACCCTGAGGCCATTTCGCCCGGTTTGTGGATAGGGGTCTTGCGCATTGTTCGCTCGCCCTATTTAAAGGGCATTGCCCTCTATCTCATGTGCTATTCCATTCTATCGACATTTTTGTATTCGCAGCAAACCATATTAATTCCTCAAGTCATGCCAAGTTCCGAAGATCGTATGCAATTGTTCGCATCCGTCGATCTAGGGATTAATGTCCTAGCGTTCACCCTCCAGTTTTTCGCAACGGGATGGTTGTTGACACGGTTTGGTGTCGTGATCATGTTGGCCGTAATGCCCATGGTATCATTCGTTGGATTTGGGGTGTTTGGGTTGGTCACAGTCCTGCCGGTCTTGATTGGGTTTGGTGTCCTGCGGCGGGCAGGGGAATTTTCCATCACCAAGCCGACACGAGAAACTCTTTTTACTGTCGTTCCCAGAGAGGAAAAATACCAGGCGAAAAACGTGATTGATACGGTCGTCCATCGCGGAGCCGATATGACCGGGACAGGGATTGTCTCAATTTTCCATGGCTGGGGGATGAGCTTGTCGGCCATGGCATTTGCCGCACTGCCCATCGCGGGCCTTTGGGTCGCCATTGGTATATGGCTTGGACGACGACACGAAGCGATTCGTCGACAATGA
- a CDS encoding gamma-glutamylcyclotransferase translates to MSDALFTYGTLQFPEVMEAVTGLALPWAKAEARGFAQFRFTDRIYPGLVAREGALTQGRVYTNLSHQTWEHLDRFEDPIYRRELVEVYRSDGHTIRAYAYVLPVAQQHLLSSEQWQMDWFSSVHLDGYVSRCRLFYEAMTSEGLQENRKQTLWKLTDPPQNSQAC, encoded by the coding sequence ATGAGTGATGCCTTGTTTACCTATGGGACGTTACAATTTCCTGAGGTGATGGAAGCGGTGACCGGCCTGGCGTTGCCTTGGGCGAAGGCGGAAGCGCGGGGGTTTGCGCAGTTTCGTTTTACGGACCGTATTTATCCGGGATTGGTTGCCCGGGAAGGGGCGCTGACTCAGGGTCGTGTCTATACCAATCTAAGTCACCAAACCTGGGAGCACTTGGATCGATTTGAAGACCCGATCTATCGGAGGGAATTAGTTGAGGTCTATCGGTCAGATGGCCATACAATACGGGCTTATGCCTATGTCTTACCCGTCGCCCAGCAACATCTGCTTTCTTCAGAACAGTGGCAAATGGATTGGTTCAGCAGTGTCCACTTGGATGGATATGTGAGTCGTTGTCGCCTGTTTTATGAAGCGATGACATCCGAGGGCCTACAGGAAAATCGCAAGCAAACATTATGGAAACTAACAGACCCTCCGCAGAACTCTCAAGCATGCTGA
- a CDS encoding Na+:solute symporter, whose amino-acid sequence MTGWDWAILAGFILYALQAGFRERAVASQNLEEYFLAGRSLSGWKAGLSMAATQFAADTPLLVTGLVATAGIFALWRLWIFALAFLLMGFLLAPSWRRVGVLTDAELTEVRYGHGAASALRGIKAIYFGTIVNCTVLAMVLLAATRLAEPFLLWDQWLPSGLFDVLVSIVKWGGVPFTVGGLEADNVWVRSANNLLSIGAIVSVTVLYSTTGGLRSVVATDIVQLGIGIVASGVFAWVVVEHVGGLASLTQHIQNQFSSGYPLSGNEILAFTPFGARDATMLVLLVYGFQWLLQMNADGTGYLAQRSMACRSDHDARVAAVVFTVAQVLLRSLIWLPLALGLLVVFPPSLEIIGPQFIADREFTFVQGIHELLPPGIKGLMVVGMLAALASTVDTHLNWGASFWTNDIYRRFICEGWLKRAPSQRALVWVARGSNLLILLIALCILPWLSSIQTAWQISLLLGAGMGVVLVLRWIWWRITAWGELACIAASVLIAPLLLWALPGQQEEMRLLIMGIGAGVIGVTVSWLTGPEDFDRLENFYRRAHPPGFWGPIERRVQFEQQDGVRRFWRAILAMGLTALSIFCLLTGIGTWLVGSPAPEWMPWREAWIAGLLVVGTLLVPIWIIVGFRHPEPATSAK is encoded by the coding sequence ATGACTGGATGGGATTGGGCAATTCTTGCAGGTTTTATTCTCTATGCCCTGCAAGCGGGGTTTCGAGAACGGGCGGTTGCATCCCAAAATCTAGAAGAATACTTTCTTGCGGGGCGCAGTCTTTCCGGTTGGAAAGCGGGCTTAAGTATGGCGGCTACGCAATTTGCCGCCGACACGCCATTGCTCGTCACCGGGTTGGTGGCTACGGCCGGTATTTTCGCGCTGTGGCGTTTGTGGATTTTTGCCTTGGCCTTTCTCCTGATGGGGTTTCTCTTGGCTCCCAGTTGGCGTCGGGTCGGGGTGCTCACCGATGCCGAGCTGACGGAAGTGCGGTATGGACATGGGGCGGCATCCGCGCTTCGGGGTATCAAAGCCATTTATTTCGGCACCATCGTCAATTGTACGGTGTTGGCCATGGTGCTGTTGGCGGCCACTCGCCTCGCGGAACCCTTCCTTCTCTGGGACCAGTGGCTTCCCTCCGGTCTGTTTGACGTGTTGGTTTCCATTGTGAAATGGGGGGGTGTTCCCTTTACCGTAGGCGGGTTGGAGGCGGACAATGTGTGGGTGCGTTCCGCCAATAACCTTTTATCGATCGGGGCTATTGTATCTGTGACGGTGTTGTATTCCACCACCGGTGGTCTACGGAGTGTGGTTGCCACCGATATAGTGCAATTGGGAATCGGGATCGTTGCCAGCGGTGTATTTGCCTGGGTGGTGGTGGAACACGTGGGTGGCTTGGCGTCCTTAACTCAACACATTCAAAATCAATTTTCGTCTGGGTATCCCCTGAGCGGGAATGAAATTCTGGCTTTTACCCCCTTCGGTGCCAGGGATGCGACCATGCTGGTGTTGTTGGTCTATGGATTTCAATGGCTCTTGCAAATGAACGCAGATGGGACAGGGTATTTGGCTCAACGATCCATGGCTTGCCGCAGCGATCACGATGCGCGGGTCGCTGCCGTGGTGTTTACCGTGGCTCAAGTACTTCTTCGGAGTTTGATCTGGTTGCCTTTGGCTTTGGGATTGCTTGTGGTGTTTCCGCCATCTCTGGAAATCATCGGCCCCCAATTCATTGCGGATCGTGAATTTACCTTCGTGCAAGGCATTCATGAATTGTTACCACCCGGAATTAAAGGGTTGATGGTCGTCGGGATGTTGGCGGCCTTGGCCTCTACGGTCGATACGCATTTGAATTGGGGAGCGTCCTTTTGGACTAATGATATTTATCGTCGGTTTATTTGTGAGGGTTGGCTCAAGCGCGCACCTTCGCAACGTGCATTGGTCTGGGTCGCACGTGGGAGTAATCTGCTGATTCTCTTGATTGCGCTTTGCATTCTTCCGTGGCTGTCATCTATTCAAACTGCCTGGCAAATCAGTTTGTTGCTTGGGGCGGGAATGGGCGTGGTGTTGGTGCTTCGGTGGATCTGGTGGCGTATCACGGCCTGGGGTGAATTAGCCTGTATTGCCGCCTCTGTTCTTATCGCGCCCCTGTTATTGTGGGCTCTTCCTGGCCAGCAAGAGGAAATGCGGTTGTTGATTATGGGTATAGGAGCGGGTGTGATTGGGGTAACCGTGTCCTGGTTGACTGGGCCGGAAGATTTCGATCGCCTGGAGAACTTTTATCGACGCGCGCATCCTCCAGGATTTTGGGGGCCAATCGAACGTCGGGTTCAGTTTGAGCAGCAAGATGGGGTCCGGCGATTTTGGCGAGCCATACTGGCGATGGGGCTCACAGCTTTGTCCATTTTTTGTTTGCTCACCGGTATCGGGACATGGCTGGTTGGAAGTCCTGCCCCTGAATGGATGCCCTGGCGAGAAGCCTGGATTGCCGGACTTTTGGTGGTCGGGACCCTCTTAGTTCCCATTTGGATTATCGTTGGATTTCGTCACCCTGAACCTGCGACGTCTGCGAAATAG